The nucleotide window CGACGCGCGTTTCCTGGTGCAAGGAACGCTTTATCCCGATGTGATCGAGTCCGTCTCCGTGTGGGGACCGTCGGTCAAGATCAAATCCCATCACAACGTGGGCGGACTCCGCCCGGACCACCCGTTCGAACTCATCGAGCCTCTTCGCGAGCTCTTCAAGGACGAGGTGCGCGCCGTGGGTCGCGAACTCGGCCTGTCGGAGGAGATCGTGGGCCGCCACCCCTTTCCGGGGCCGGGCCTGGGGATTCGGATCCTGGGCGACGTGACGCGGGAGAAACTCGCCACGCTGCGTGAAGTGGACGCGATCTACCTCGAGGGCATTCGCGACGGGGGGCTGTACGACGAGATATGGCAAGCGTTCGCGATCCTGCTGCCCGTGCAGTCGGTCGGCGTCATGGGGGATGCGCGCACGTACGAGAACGTTGTCGCGCTGCGCGCCGTGACCTCGCTGGATGGGATGACGGCCGACTGGTTCCAGTTCCCCCACGACGTGCTGGGCCGGATCTCGAATCGCATCATCAACGAGGTGAAGGGGGTGAACCGGGTGACCTACGATGTGTCTTCGAAGCCCCCCGCGACGATCGAGTGGGAGTAGCTTCCGTGGCGGGATCTCGCGGCGGAAGCGGCGACAGGCCGGGGAAACGCGCCGGGTGCCGCGAGATCGCGGCGTGGGCGGACGATTTCCTGCGCGTCGCCGAAGTGGAGGATTACCCGTTCGCGCTCAACGGGCTGCAGGTCGACGGATGCCGTCCCGTGGCCCGCATCGGCGCCGCCACCGACGCCTGTCTGGCCACCATCGATCTCGCGACCGAGGCCGGGTGCGATCTCCTGCTCGTCCACCACGGACTGTTCTGGGGTGGGGTGCGCCCTCTCGTCGGACCATCGTACGAGCGGTTTCGCCGGCTGTTCGCGAGCGGCATGGGCGTGTACTCGGCGCACCTTCCGCTCGACGCGCACCCCGGGATCGGAAACAACGTCCTCCTCGCCGCCGAACTCGGTCTGCGGGAAAGCGAGCCTTTCGGGTCCTTCAGGGGGAATGATGGGATCGGCGTCATCGGCGCGCTCGACGCGTCTCGCGGCGAACTTGCGGACCGGGCCGAAGCCGTGTGCGGACGGGCCCCCATCGTGATCGCCGGGGGCCCGGAACGCGTGTCGCGGCTCGCCATCGTCACGGGAGGCGCGGGTTCGATGATCGAAGCCGCCGCCATGGCGGGAGCCGACACCTTCCTCACGGGAGAGGGGAACCACCATACGTACCACGAGGCGATGGAACTGGGGATCAACGTGATCTATGCCGGCCACTACGGAACGGAGACGCTGGGCGTCCGGGCTCTGGCGAAGCTCGCGGCGGAACATTTCGGAGCGGTGCACACGTTCTTCGACGTCCCCACCGGTCTCTAGTCCGGCCGGCACGTCCCGGCCCTCCGAAGGACGCTAGAAGACCGAGACCTTGAGGTCCGTCAGGTAGCGATCCGGCCGTTCGCGGATGTCCCGCAGGAGGAGGGCGAGTTCCTCGCCCGAGGCGCGCAGCGTCCCCAATGTCTCCAGCAGTTCGTCGTGGACCGCATCTTCGCGCAGGAGTTTGCCGAGCGTTCCCTCTCCGCCTTCCAACGCCCGCGTGATCTCGGCGAGGGACCGGCCGGCGGCCGAGAAATCCGTGCTGGCGGCGGCGAGTCGCGTCGAGAGCGTGTCGAGGTTGGCCAGCGTGCGATCGACCTCCTCGGACCCGGTCATCCCCGCGAGCCGGTTCGACAGGGTGTCCATGTTGGCAAGCAGGCCTCCGATCGACGCGCGCTCCGTCTCGAGGATCCCGGCGAGTTCCCGCATCGCGAGCGTGAACGCCTCGGACCCGGTGGCGACATTCTCGGCCAGGCCGCCGCCGAGCAGCGATTCCAGCTCGCCGATCAGCGAGCCCACCTCGTCCCCGAGGGTCGAAGCCAGCGATGTGAGGTCGGATCGGCGGTCGAGCGAGAGCGTATCGCCCTCCGCCAGCGTCCGGGCACTCGTCCCCGGCGTGAGTTCGACGAGTTGCTGGCCCAGGAATCCATCCGGCTGGATCGTGCCCCGCGTGTCCACCGGCAGTCGGACGCGCGTGGAGAGCGTCATCGTGAGGACGACGCGCTCCGCTTCGAGCGCGACTTCGTCTACGGTGCCGACCTCCACCCCGCGCAGCAGGACGGGCGACGCGGTGGCGATCCGGTTCGCGTTCCCGGCGATCCCCCACACGCGGATGGTGGGGCCTCGGAACGGCGAACCCGATATCCAGAACAGACCCGCGACGATGACGGCCGCTGCCAGGAGGACGAATGCGCCGACCCGGACCTCGGCGCCGTGGTCGCGCAGCCCCGGATCCCTCACGCGGGGCCTCGTGCGGGCGCCGCGTCTAGAAACTCGCGCACCGCCCGGTTGTCCGTCTCGCG belongs to Candidatus Palauibacter australiensis and includes:
- a CDS encoding Nif3-like dinuclear metal center hexameric protein — translated: MAGSRGGSGDRPGKRAGCREIAAWADDFLRVAEVEDYPFALNGLQVDGCRPVARIGAATDACLATIDLATEAGCDLLLVHHGLFWGGVRPLVGPSYERFRRLFASGMGVYSAHLPLDAHPGIGNNVLLAAELGLRESEPFGSFRGNDGIGVIGALDASRGELADRAEAVCGRAPIVIAGGPERVSRLAIVTGGAGSMIEAAAMAGADTFLTGEGNHHTYHEAMELGINVIYAGHYGTETLGVRALAKLAAEHFGAVHTFFDVPTGL
- a CDS encoding MlaD family protein → MRDPGLRDHGAEVRVGAFVLLAAAVIVAGLFWISGSPFRGPTIRVWGIAGNANRIATASPVLLRGVEVGTVDEVALEAERVVLTMTLSTRVRLPVDTRGTIQPDGFLGQQLVELTPGTSARTLAEGDTLSLDRRSDLTSLASTLGDEVGSLIGELESLLGGGLAENVATGSEAFTLAMRELAGILETERASIGGLLANMDTLSNRLAGMTGSEEVDRTLANLDTLSTRLAAASTDFSAAGRSLAEITRALEGGEGTLGKLLREDAVHDELLETLGTLRASGEELALLLRDIRERPDRYLTDLKVSVF